TATGAATTAAAGAGAAGTGAAACTTGAGGGATTGATTAAACATATACAATGTAAATCATATATGCAATTTATAAGCAAATCAATTGGTTCTTTTTAGATAGTTAAACTATAACAGATGACCTATTCCCCATAATTGTTGAATATCACGTTTCATCTTAGGGACTAAGGCaaatatttgccatgaaaagGGAATAAAATGCCTGCAGAGGATTTGGTCCTCGGTATATTTTGGTTTTCCTGGGATAACTGTGGAAGGTCAATTGTTCTGTGTCCTAAGTATTGACACAGCTTCTGAACCATAAttaaaggactggaaaaagtcacaAAGGAAGTCATTACTCCTTTTACTAAACACTTGTTAACATAGTAGCAAAGAAATACAGCCAAGTTATCAGGGAGAGGCTAGTTAGTGGCCAAAAGCATGGGCTTGGTCATTTTGTATTCCCTGGGGAGTTCAGGAATTCTTTAGCACCCAGTACACCAGCTGCTCATCTTTGAGTCCTGACCAGATTTGACATAAGCCCACACTCGCGTTGTGGAGCTCACAGATCTGCCTGGGGCACCTGTAGCTTCTCACTTGAGCTCTTCCTCTCTGATGCCAATCATCCTCTCACCTCTCTTTCCCTGTGACTCTGGTGGACTTTGGGCATCCTGGATCATTCCTGACTTTGGATCCTGGATCCACAGGCACTGGACTATGTTAGACACTGGTAGAGAACCTTCTGGAGTGGCTGATGGTCCAGGACCAGCCTTCTGTTTCAATCAAACATTCATGGCTTCAAGATAGTACAAGCTAGACCATCAGCCCTGGGTCAGGACCACAGACAAGAGCCAGCAGGTTGTGGGGTCCCAGGAACAGCGGTTTTTTTCAGGGATCCTCCCCAACAAAAGCAGGGCAGCAAAAATTATTTCCATGGACCTTGTACTGATTTGCAGCACAGCTGATAGGGCTGTCCCCTTCATCGCTGGGCCAGAAATCTGGATAGGGAAATCTCTTTCTCCAAGGGGTGGCCCAGCTCAAGACTGTTTCAGACAAAGCTGTTAATTTACAGGTCAGGTCAAGACTCAGAGAGTCACTCTCAAAAATGGACTACAACTGGGGAAGACGTGCTGCTCAGGTTAGAATGCAGTGGCTTCAAATCCTTTGCTCGGGCTCCAGGGAAAACTAATTTCTAGTTTCTTCATCAacacttttatgtttttaatctgGGCTCTTTACTGGTTTTGGACATAACTTCAGCTGGCAAATGCTTTCTCAAGTATATTGCTGAAAAAGACTCAAATGCCACTAAGCAGGCTACCTCTTTTTCTGGAgttcctcttctttccctggGTGCGGTTCTTCCAAGATCAGTCAGTGTGGCCGAGTAACTCCTAGGGGACTCGTGGTCTGTTGGAAAGGACAGGGCCAGAATGAGTATCCACGTAATCAAAAGCAGACCTGATGAGCCATTTCCCCTGGTGGCAACTATATTCCCCTTCAAATGTGGAGAGACACCACAATGGAAAGCACAGGCCTAAAGCTCACAGGTAATTACAAAGATGTGATATAAGACACAAAACAGAGCACTTTTAGAGGAAAAGTATCCAAGATGTCAGaagtattataaatataaataaaggttTAATTGTTACGCTGCCGATATAATTATGCTGCAGCACCTACTATAGGTAATTCAAAGTTACAGGGATTTTTCCTCTCAAGGATTTAATACTTGCTGTTCTTTTTGCCACCAGTTTATAATTTCTATGATACAGCCTATAGAAGATGAAGCTGGCAGCAACCATTTATAAAAACTGGAGCACGTTATGGAACAATTTAAGGatgcagaaatgaaaaacaaaaaaaaatatgatgatgGCAGAACTACGTcgtggccattctcttctctctttctctctgtgtttaaTGACTTATTGAGTCTGAAGATGACATCTTAAGGTTTAAGGCTTACTAGGCCATCATCTGTTTGCTTCCTTTGTGCTCAACTATCTTATTAGAAAGTGAATATCTATCCCCAgaaacaaaaggataaaaatttTCTAAACAGAAAGTGTCGTATTGGTGGCCAGTGACTCATGAACTATTGCATTGTTTCTGTTCGCTctaaaacaaaatatacataattaaTTGCACTATAAAATAAAGATGCAAGTATCTATTAATGGTATCTTTATATCTTATGCTTTTACATGTGGAAATGTAAATGACATTGAATAACTGGAAAAGGTTACTTATGAAAACATTACATTATAACATGTCTCAGTCAGTGAAAATTTCAAGTTGttgactttgattttaaaaatgtaaatttactaTTTTTGAAGCATGTCACATggtataaatgaaaacaaacataaatactAATAAGATAAGCAAATTTGTGCAATAGTTACTAACAGTCAGGTTATATATGTTACATTAATTTGAAATATGAATTATGACTCTTTTTCCCTATAGATATCCTATGCTCAAATTCTGAATTGCATGAGTTTGAATCTTGTTTCTGCTACCTACTCATTGTGTGACTTTGGTCAGATTTCTTGTCCTCTCTGGGTGttaattcctcatctgtaaaacagtgcTTACAGTAATATCTATCATCTAGGTTTACGCTATGTTAAGTAGAAAATGTGTATAAAGCACTTTGGAATGCCTGTTGCATAAAAAATTCTGTGAACAATCTAAGTTTCAGCCTGGAAGATTCATTCCAGCTTCTTAAAATTTACACAGGAAACAAATGCACTTTAAGCATTAATGAAAAGGATTggataaaaatatcaaaacatcCTGTGTTTTCCAGGAATGTATACCTGAAAAAATGTCCTCTGTATTTGAATTGCTATTTGTCCTTGTGTTCCACTTTAAGGaatctatgaaaatgaagttGAGAGTCACTTTTATCCTAAATAATCTAATTCAAATGTCGGTACAGGATTGTTTTtagcagaaatagaaaatagattaaataatgaagaggaagagaaaatgaataaatgaatgatggaAATGAGACTTTTACATATACAGCTTAAAGATATATTCACAAAAATTTTATCAgttgtatcttttaaaagaagaaagttatTAAACAAGTcctatttattctcttttaataaCGCATCAATTACTGCATTACATATTTTGGTTTTGCTTCCTGAGTGTGCTGATTTTACATCTTCTGTATAGAATGTCAGCAAATTATTTATTGGGTGAGTGACTAGAAAGTTAATAGAATCAAAGTAAAGATATTAAACTACTGATTTTGATTCATTTTACACAACAAAAAAGGAGTTAATGCAAAGTTGTCAGTTTCTTAAGGATACTGATACTCAGTTATGATttctgtcttgaaattcttataAACTGGTAAAATAAGTTTAATTTGTCATTTCTATGTAACAGTTATCTCAACCCTAACATCAAGCTGCAAAACTATTTATTCCTTTTGATTCTGAATGAGTAAATTTTTGTGATCACTTTAAGCCACACATCAAGTCCAAATATCCCATGAACAAATGAGAACTATTCGGTAAGATGTTTGTACAACAAGCATTTGCTTCACAACATATAATGAATCCAGGTGGTCACAAAGCTCAAGAATGATGAGATGTAGGAATGAAACATGAAAGAACTGGAGGGTGTGTATGTGAAccacaagggaaaagaaagaaaagttgatCCACCTTGGAGGTTCAGTGCACTGTCATGGTCTTGGTGGTGGTAGTTGTTGTTGGTGTCGTCTTGGAAGGAGGCACTGTGAGGCATTCTCCCACAATCGTTCTGGTACAACGGGCAATGAATAGCACCTTCTTGAGGCAGTGGGTGAAAAGGCTGGTGCATGGGGCTCCTTTTTAGGGCTTTGAGGGATGAATTCCTTTCAGGAATATCTGGCAGCAGTTCACTGATAAGACGGTGCAATATACTGTTGTCTGGCAAACTTCCCCTTCTCTTTTCAGCCTTAATTTGGTCACAGATGTCCTTAAGGGCAGAGTCCAGAGCCTCAAACACAGACGTCttacattttgccttttccaccTGTTTTTTGggagttgaattttttttcctccgGAAAGGCACAGGACTGACCAGAAACGCCAGTTTAGAAAGGCCAGGGTCCATGTCTTGTCTTCTGGGCTCATCAGCGTTCTCGTGTTTAGCTCTTTCGTGTTTTAACATCGTGGTAAATCGAGTATAGGAGGCAGGGCATCTGCCTTTGCAGGAGCTGATGAGGTGccggtgatgatggtggtgatggtggtgatgatggtggctGGATCCGTAAAAACTTTCAGAGGATGTGAAAGAAAAGTGATCAAAATCACTCTCGCTGCAGAAGGACGATCCTTCAACGTGAATGTAATCACTGTGGTCAGACACAACTCCATCCTGGTCGCTATCAGAAAACTCCACGTGGGTTCTCGGCTGGTCGTCACTGGTGACTTCAATGTGGATGGGCACCAGGGCCGTAGACTTGTAGCTTCGCGGTACCTGAGACGGGTGTCTACCTTGATTCTCTTCCTCCAGCAAAGACTCAATGGAAAACCGCCTCTGGGGACACAAACCATTCTGTTGCGGCTCTAGGGTTACAGGAGATAACATTTCATCTCCCAAATTCGGCATGGACTTTGACTTCTGGATCAACTTTTCAAATTCAGAAATGCGGGTGGGGACCATGTCCCTGGGCACCTCCTCGGTGGAAGACTGGCTCCATCCGTGGAGCAGGCCTTTGTGCTGCTGTTCCTTCTCATATTGCATTATTCTCGACTTGACGGAGCAGATGACCTCGGAGTTCATCAGGTCCTTGCGGTTGATGCGGTGCATTTTCTTGTACATCTTTAGGAAGCCCGGGGCGTTGTGGGCCGACCTGTGTCGGAGCCTTGATCTGCCGTTACTGCGGCCCTCCTGAATGTAGGGGGAAGCCCAGGTCACGGGGCAGCTCTCCTTGGGGTCCTCCTCGCATAGCAGAGAACCCATACTTTCCGACTTGGTTTTCGGGTCAGGCAAGCTGTCGCAGTCATCATTTAAAAGGTCATCGCAACTACGGGATTTGATTTTGGGGGAGACGGTCTCTTCAGTGCTGCTCCAGACCTCTGCATTTTGCCGGGCCATCTGCCAGCCGTTTTTGAAAGTAATGGCCCTCTGCGAGTCTTGAGGAACATCTAGATGCTGTCTGTAAGTGTTACAGTAATCTAACTCATGGGAGGGGTGGCCGTTGAGCCCTGAGAAACTGGAAAGGGATGGACACGTTTGGCTATCATCCCCACCTTTTAGTCCAAGGCAGCGTGGTGGAAGAGAGACATTGGAGAAGTTAAAAGGCTCGTGAAGAGGACAGCATGTCAGTTAGCATCAGGTAGCACAGCAAAGAGAAAGCAGTTAGTGGGGTTCAATCCAGGAACCAAATGTCATATGTGTAGCTTCAATTTAGAGAAAAAAGTCTAATTCTAAAGCAATAAGCATAGCTTTGCAGACAATAGTTAACCAAACCGTGTATGGAAAGTAACTCGTATTGCTAAATATACTTATTTCCATTGCATACTTCATCCATCTTTCTGTGAATATGGTATGTCAAAAATCTAATAGTACCTTGTAAGCCAATAGCATGACCTGGTAG
Above is a genomic segment from Cervus canadensis isolate Bull #8, Minnesota chromosome 31, ASM1932006v1, whole genome shotgun sequence containing:
- the SORBS2 gene encoding sorbin and SH3 domain-containing protein 2 isoform X20 — its product is MRAAAPLQTVDRPKDWYKTMFKQIHMVHKPDDDTDMYNTPYTYNAGLYNSPYSTQSHPAAKTQTYRPLSKSHSDNGTNAFKDASSPVPPPPVPPVPPFRARDRSSTEKHDWDPPDRKVDTRKFRSEPRSIFEYEPGKSSILQHERPASLYQSSIDRSLERPTSSASMASDFRKRRRSEPAVGQPRGLGDPSARSTSPGRADLPGSSTTLTKSFISSSPSSPSRAKGGDDSQTCPSLSSFSGLNGHPSHELDYCNTYRQHLDVPQDSQRAITFKNGWQMARQNAEVWSSTEETVSPKIKSRSCDDLLNDDCDSLPDPKTKSESMGSLLCEEDPKESCPVTWASPYIQEGRSNGRSRLRHRSAHNAPGFLKMYKKMHRINRKDLMNSEVICSVKSRIMQYEKEQQHKGLLHGWSQSSTEEVPRDMVPTRISEFEKLIQKSKSMPNLGDEMLSPVTLEPQQNGLCPQRRFSIESLLEEENQGRHPSQVPRSYKSTALVPIHIEVTSDDQPRTHVEFSDSDQDGVVSDHSDYIHVEGSSFCSESDFDHFSFTSSESFYGSSHHHHHHHHHHHRHLISSCKGRCPASYTRFTTMLKHERAKHENADEPRRQDMDPGLSKLAFLVSPVPFRRKKNSTPKKQVEKAKCKTSVFEALDSALKDICDQIKAEKRRGSLPDNSILHRLISELLPDIPERNSSLKALKRSPMHQPFHPLPQEGAIHCPLYQNDCGRMPHSASFQDDTNNNYHHQDHDSALNLQDHESPRSYSATLTDLGRTAPRERRGTPEKEKLPAKAVYDFKAQTSKELSFKKGDTVYILRKIDQNWYEGEHHGRVGIFPISYVEKLTPPEKAQPARPPPPAQPGEIGEAVAKYNFSADTNVELSLRKGDRIILLKRVDQNWYEGKIPGTNRQGIFPVSYVEVVKKNTTKGAEDYPELPIPHSYSSDRIHSLSSNKPQRPVFTHENIQGGGEPFQALYNYTPRNEDELELRESDVIDVMEKCDDGWFVGTSRRTKFFGTFPGNYVKRL
- the SORBS2 gene encoding sorbin and SH3 domain-containing protein 2 isoform X19 is translated as MRAAAPLQTVDRPKDWYKTMFKQIHMVHKPDDDTDMYNTPYTYNAGLYNSPYSTQSHPAAKTQTYRPLSKSHSDNGTNAFKDASSPVPPPPVPPVPPFRARDRSSTEKHDWDPPDRKVDTRKFRSEPRSIFEYEPGKSSILQHERPPPLPTTPTPVPRDPGRKPISMSPCGEVTGSPSPPPRTSIPAPSPCAPALSPIRPPKKALDYVQDHSPGVSNEASLYQSSIDRSLERPTSSASMASDFRKRRRSEPAVGQPRGLGDPSARSTSPGRADLPGSSTTLTKSFISSSPSSPSRAKGGDDSQTCPSLSSFSGLNGHPSHELDYCNTYRQHLDVPQDSQRAITFKNGWQMARQNAEVWSSTEETVSPKIKSRSCDDLLNDDCDSLPDPKTKSESMGSLLCEEDPKESCPVTWASPYIQEGRSNGRSRLRHRSAHNAPGFLKMYKKMHRINRKDLMNSEVICSVKSRIMQYEKEQQHKGLLHGWSQSSTEEVPRDMVPTRISEFEKLIQKSKSMPNLGDEMLSPVTLEPQQNGLCPQRRFSIESLLEEENQGRHPSQVPRSYKSTALVPIHIEVTSDDQPRTHVEFSDSDQDGVVSDHSDYIHVEGSSFCSESDFDHFSFTSSESFYGSSHHHHHHHHHHHRHLISSCKGRCPASYTRFTTMLKHERAKHENADEPRRQDMDPGLSKLAFLVSPVPFRRKKNSTPKKQVEKAKCKTSVFEALDSALKDICDQIKAEKRRGSLPDNSILHRLISELLPDIPERNSSLKALKRSPMHQPFHPLPQEGAIHCPLYQNDCGRMPHSASFQDDTNNNYHHQDHDSALNLQDHESPRSYSATLTDLGRTAPRERRGTPEKEKLPAKAVYDFKAQTSKELSFKKGDTVYILRKIDQNWYEGEHHGRVGIFPISYVEKLTPPEKAQPARPPPPAQPGEIGEAVAKYNFSADTNVELSLRKGDRIILLKRVDQNWYEGKIPGTNRQGIFPVSYVEVVKKNTTKGAEDYPELPIPHSYSSDRIHSLSSNKPQRPVFTHENIQGGGEPFQALYNYTPRNEDELELRESDVIDVMEKCDDGWFVGTSRRTKFFGTFPGNYVKRL